Genomic window (Deltaproteobacteria bacterium):
TCGGTGCTGAGATTCGACGAGGAAGCGGCCAAGAAACCGGGTTTTTTGGACATCGAAGGGATATTGTTCGAGTTCGAGCGGAAGTTGTACTGGGGGGACAGTAAGCAATTTGCTCACAAGTTCCAGGGACGCTTCGGGACACAGCTAGAATTGAAGGATCGCGGGGTGCAGTTAGCCAATTTTTATGTATTGAGGCAGGCCAAGATGCCGGCCCTGCTTCTGGAAACGGGTTTCATTTCAAATCCGGATGAAGAGGAGTTGTTGGGACAGGAGCGATTTCGCGAAAAAATCGTAGATGGGGCTTTCGGAGCTATCCTGGAGATGTCCGGTGCGTAAGTATCGCCAAAGAACTGCTCGTATCTTGAGTGCGGTTCTCGCCTGCGGTCTTTTGGCGCTAGGGCTTTCCTCCTTCGCTCGGGATCTCAACGACCTCCTGTTCGAGGGAGTGGATTTTGACTACCGGGGGGAAGTGGAAAAAGCCACGGCCAGCTTCGAGCAAGCTCTTGCCGTGGATCCCAAGAACGAATACGCGCTGACCAAACTGGGCATACTTTACTTCAAGCAGAAGATGATCGAGAAATCGATGGACGCTTTCACTAAAGCGGTTGACGTGGACCCGAGGAATGTGGAGGCCCAAATCTGGGTCGGCATTCTTCACATGAAAAACGATGAGCTGGAGAAAGCCCATCAAGCGTTCGAGGGAGTCATTCGCATCGATCCGAACAACGCTGCGGCGTATTACTATCTCGGAACCCTCTATAACTTTCGGCGGAACCGGGTTAAGGCTATAGAATTATTAAAAAAATCCAGCGATGCCGACTCGATGGAGCCGGACACGCATTTCCGGCTGGCTCAAGCGTTCGATCTCGCGGGCATGGTCCATAACGCCCTGTTGGAGTATGAGCGTGCGTTGGATCTGAACCCGCGGCATACGAAAGCATTGAACGCCATGGGATGGATTCACTATAATCAAGGAGAGGTGGCGAAAGCCATCGAACTCTGGAAGAGGTCACTGTCCGAGAATGCCGCGGACCGGGATGCGGCGCTGAATCTGGCCAAGGCCTATAACTCTCTGGCCAAACAGGAACTGGATGCGGGCCGCAAGGACGCTGCGCGGACCTACTGGCAGAAGACCCTTGAGGTCGATGAAGGAAATAAAGCGGCAAAATACTATTTGAAGCGATACAATTAATGAAAGGAGGAAAATTCGTTTCACTTACGTTTAACCAATTGAACTTCTTTCGTGTTTAACTTCAAGACAAGGAGAAAAAGACATGATTCGAAACGTCTTCATAGGTTTTTGTGCGCTGGTCTTGGCGTGTTCGCTCGCGTTCACTGCGCCGACTCAAGCAGAGTGGCAGTGGGGGTATGTGCAGGAATCGCCGACCGGAAGTGTCAATTGGGGGGATGGCAACATTACGGTGAAGGGCATAGGCGCTCCGCCGGAAAAATACATGGGAAAACCGGCCGCGCGGCCGATGGCCATTCGCGCCGCCACCTTGGATGGATACCGTAACCTTTTGGAGATCGTGAAAGGGGTCCAGGTGGACGGCAACACCACGGTCGAGGACTTCATGACCAAAAGCGACGTGATCAACGCCACGGTCAAAGGCATGGTGAAGGGCGCCCGGATCACTGATACCAAGTACTTGGAGGACGGCACGGTTGAAATAGTCATGTTGATGAACATGTACGGCCGCTTCACCGACTCGATGCTCGGCGCAGCCGCTCCTTCAGCGCCGGCTCAACCTGTTCAGCCGTCCCAACCGGCTCAGCCTGCCGCTCAACCGGCGCAGCCCGCCGTCC
Coding sequences:
- a CDS encoding tetratricopeptide repeat protein, which translates into the protein MRKYRQRTARILSAVLACGLLALGLSSFARDLNDLLFEGVDFDYRGEVEKATASFEQALAVDPKNEYALTKLGILYFKQKMIEKSMDAFTKAVDVDPRNVEAQIWVGILHMKNDELEKAHQAFEGVIRIDPNNAAAYYYLGTLYNFRRNRVKAIELLKKSSDADSMEPDTHFRLAQAFDLAGMVHNALLEYERALDLNPRHTKALNAMGWIHYNQGEVAKAIELWKRSLSENAADRDAALNLAKAYNSLAKQELDAGRKDAARTYWQKTLEVDEGNKAAKYYLKRYN
- a CDS encoding LPP20 family lipoprotein — protein: MIRNVFIGFCALVLACSLAFTAPTQAEWQWGYVQESPTGSVNWGDGNITVKGIGAPPEKYMGKPAARPMAIRAATLDGYRNLLEIVKGVQVDGNTTVEDFMTKSDVINATVKGMVKGARITDTKYLEDGTVEIVMLMNMYGRFTDSMLGAAAPSAPAQPVQPSQPAQPAAQPAQPAVQPAQPAAQPAQPAAQPAQAEPVAQPGVVYTGLVIDARGLGVRPCMSPRLLDEDGKEVYGSAFVDRQWAVQYGMVGYSKDLNAAQSNERVTNNPLTIKGTKATGAAKTNVIISNEAADSLRSASDKLSFLKQCRAMFVLD